Proteins co-encoded in one Mycobacterium mantenii genomic window:
- a CDS encoding Type 1 glutamine amidotransferase-like domain-containing protein — protein MTETTPGLQPLYLLADSQLLFWRRQDRLLLEAALDGLAPGAPVAAAYIGASNGDRPEFYEIFEAAMDGLGITDRRMIVSSFGPDDRAFLKRARLIVLAGGDVRLGWNTFEDTGMKEVILGRYAHGAILVGISAGAVQLGRYGIAATPQSPETELFDVFSLVPMIIDVHDEQAEWVRLSRTVELLKGAATGLGIPSGGGVIVNPDGTLEPLRRPAHNFTFEDARIVHSLLRVDEDD, from the coding sequence GTGACTGAGACGACCCCGGGACTTCAACCGCTCTATCTACTGGCGGACAGTCAGCTGCTGTTCTGGCGCCGACAGGACCGACTGCTCCTGGAGGCGGCCCTCGATGGCTTGGCTCCGGGCGCGCCGGTTGCCGCCGCGTATATCGGTGCCTCCAACGGGGATCGGCCGGAGTTCTACGAAATCTTCGAGGCGGCAATGGATGGGCTCGGAATCACCGACCGTCGCATGATCGTGTCGTCATTCGGCCCCGACGACCGCGCCTTCCTGAAGCGTGCCCGGTTGATCGTCCTGGCGGGCGGCGACGTGCGTCTCGGCTGGAACACCTTCGAAGACACCGGCATGAAGGAGGTGATTCTCGGCCGCTACGCCCACGGGGCGATTCTGGTGGGCATATCGGCCGGCGCGGTCCAGCTCGGACGCTATGGAATAGCCGCGACACCGCAATCCCCCGAGACCGAATTGTTCGATGTGTTCAGCCTGGTCCCCATGATCATCGACGTGCACGACGAGCAAGCTGAATGGGTGCGACTATCACGGACGGTTGAATTGCTGAAGGGAGCCGCCACCGGGCTCGGAATCCCCTCTGGCGGCGGTGTCATCGTGAACCCGGATGGCACCCTCGAACCCCTGCGCCGTCCCGCGCACAACTTCACTTTCGAGGACGCTCGCATCGTGCATTCGCTGCTGCGTGTGGACGAGGACGACTGA
- a CDS encoding DUF7159 family protein: protein METVLGVSMTPTAVRAVLVEGEHAEGATVDTDTFAVVSARGPANPTGPDQVVSAILGTREGAAESGCPLASVGVTWTDPIQAAALRDLLADQRLEKVMLVSAFLAAASLTQTVGNSTRYAHTALLFVEPSTATMAVVHTADGSVADVRRQELPDDEDEAVAALTAMAAGAEAMEPRPDGLFVVGSDGVDIAAITPQLQAASSLVVSTPEEPGLALARGAALASAHPPLFSSSTAAIAYAQDPGTGAVVPHAVGLGYADFPATVERGAEALAYSADPEEAGLTPARGLGTGAYPTFDGDVDSPWTGYGAAPTERRATRPFLVAMSVLGLFVGGVLALVIALAIAIRPHVDTRPQIGANAVAPAPPPAASTPAPAAPEPAKVAPAPAAPGPAAPAPALPPPPPALPLPPPRIPAPAAPLPAGPPGPPIPALRPPVPAGPAVPIPHIPVPGIPHL, encoded by the coding sequence GTGGAAACCGTACTCGGTGTGTCGATGACGCCCACGGCGGTTCGCGCGGTCTTGGTCGAAGGGGAACACGCCGAGGGCGCCACCGTTGACACGGACACGTTTGCGGTGGTCTCGGCCCGAGGTCCGGCGAATCCGACCGGACCCGATCAAGTCGTCTCCGCAATCCTCGGGACGCGGGAAGGAGCGGCGGAGAGTGGCTGCCCGTTGGCCTCGGTCGGGGTGACGTGGACGGACCCCATCCAGGCCGCCGCCCTGCGCGACTTGCTGGCCGACCAGAGGCTGGAGAAGGTCATGCTGGTCTCGGCCTTTCTGGCCGCGGCCTCGCTGACCCAGACGGTGGGCAACTCGACCCGGTACGCGCACACCGCCCTGCTGTTCGTCGAGCCGTCCACCGCAACGATGGCGGTGGTACACACCGCCGACGGTTCGGTCGCCGATGTGCGCCGGCAAGAGTTGCCGGACGACGAAGACGAGGCGGTGGCCGCGTTGACCGCAATGGCCGCCGGTGCAGAAGCGATGGAGCCGCGCCCGGACGGTTTGTTCGTGGTCGGCTCCGACGGCGTCGACATCGCCGCAATCACCCCGCAATTGCAGGCGGCCAGTTCCCTCGTGGTCAGCACCCCGGAGGAGCCGGGGCTGGCACTGGCCAGGGGCGCGGCGTTGGCATCGGCGCATCCACCTTTGTTTTCATCCTCGACCGCAGCGATTGCGTACGCGCAAGACCCCGGCACCGGTGCGGTAGTCCCGCACGCGGTGGGTCTCGGCTACGCGGATTTTCCCGCCACCGTCGAACGCGGCGCCGAGGCGCTGGCCTACAGCGCCGATCCCGAAGAGGCTGGCCTCACGCCCGCTCGCGGGCTCGGCACCGGCGCCTATCCCACCTTCGATGGCGACGTCGACTCGCCATGGACCGGCTATGGTGCCGCGCCGACCGAGCGGCGGGCCACCCGGCCGTTTCTCGTGGCGATGAGCGTGTTGGGGTTGTTTGTCGGTGGGGTCCTGGCACTCGTCATCGCGCTGGCGATCGCCATTCGACCGCATGTCGACACGCGGCCACAAATCGGCGCTAACGCCGTTGCACCTGCGCCGCCCCCTGCTGCCAGCACACCCGCACCGGCTGCACCGGAACCGGCGAAGGTCGCCCCGGCGCCCGCAGCCCCGGGGCCCGCTGCCCCGGCCCCAGCGTTGCCGCCCCCGCCCCCAGCGTTGCCCCTGCCACCACCCCGGATACCCGCGCCGGCTGCGCCGCTTCCGGCTGGCCCACCCGGGCCCCCGATACCCGCGCTCCGTCCGCCGGTACCCGCTGGACCGGCAGTGCCCATCCCGCATATCCCTGTGCCTGGCATCCCCCATCTTTAA
- a CDS encoding TPM domain-containing protein codes for MRVVRLFGVVVSILVAGLLWAAPAGAQPPSKLTDHITDSTGVLTDSGRAAVSAAIDRLYRDRHIQLWVVYVDNFNRFKPDNWADRTRSASGMGDHDVLLAVATNTKLYAFSVPPQVQGLTPAKLNSLRTNQIEPVLGAKDWSGAAVAAADGLDKSTSAPQPASSSKLAWLPIAIGVIVIVIVVVLALLFLLFRARRRRRAAASGGSIAIDGHDHSVQQALSTAEARLRQISDYAVRYRSNLGSEAQARLDEAKRHLAAAHGAETTSDTDAIAYANRASTLAAEAQTLANADVLAAHRTPRRRGNTSSR; via the coding sequence ATGCGAGTGGTTCGCCTATTCGGTGTAGTCGTGTCGATCCTCGTAGCGGGGCTGCTGTGGGCGGCCCCCGCGGGCGCGCAGCCGCCGTCCAAGCTCACCGATCACATCACCGACAGCACCGGGGTGCTGACGGATTCCGGCCGGGCAGCCGTCAGCGCGGCCATCGACCGGCTCTACCGCGATCGGCACATCCAGCTGTGGGTGGTCTACGTCGACAACTTCAACCGATTCAAACCCGACAACTGGGCCGACCGAACCCGCAGTGCCAGCGGGATGGGCGACCACGACGTGCTGCTGGCCGTGGCCACCAACACCAAGCTGTACGCGTTCAGCGTGCCACCGCAGGTGCAGGGTCTGACACCCGCCAAGCTGAACAGCCTGCGCACCAACCAGATTGAACCAGTCTTGGGCGCCAAAGACTGGAGCGGTGCCGCGGTCGCAGCGGCCGACGGGTTGGACAAATCGACAAGCGCGCCACAGCCGGCAAGCTCGTCGAAGCTGGCCTGGTTGCCGATCGCGATCGGCGTCATCGTCATCGTCATCGTGGTCGTACTTGCGCTGCTCTTCTTGCTTTTTCGTGCACGCCGACGCCGGCGCGCCGCCGCGAGTGGCGGATCGATAGCCATTGACGGGCATGATCATTCGGTGCAGCAGGCGTTGTCGACCGCGGAAGCGAGGCTGCGTCAAATCTCCGACTACGCCGTCAGGTATCGCTCCAACCTGGGGTCCGAGGCCCAGGCCCGGCTCGACGAGGCGAAACGGCACTTGGCAGCGGCGCACGGCGCGGAAACGACAAGCGACACCGACGCAATTGCGTATGCCAACAGGGCATCAACGCTGGCCGCTGAGGCGCAGACGCTGGCGAACGCGGACGTCCTGGCAGCGCACCGCACGCCGCGACGACGAGGCAACACGTCGAGCCGATGA
- a CDS encoding heme-binding protein, with product MFLADLIPCRLLVGAIGAGALLCATTGTAAADPASRPPNCTAGDVAGVAAGVATSLSAYLFTHPDLNGFYTGLQDRPKDQIRDAVQQYFDANPQEQADLENIRQPMVDIRERCQWTPLIGQAGATP from the coding sequence ATGTTCCTCGCAGATCTGATCCCCTGCCGTCTATTAGTCGGGGCAATCGGTGCCGGCGCCCTCTTGTGCGCTACCACGGGGACCGCCGCGGCTGATCCGGCGTCTCGACCCCCCAACTGCACGGCAGGGGACGTGGCCGGCGTCGCGGCCGGTGTCGCGACGTCACTCTCGGCCTACCTGTTCACTCATCCGGACCTGAACGGTTTCTACACCGGCCTTCAGGATCGGCCCAAAGATCAGATCCGCGATGCCGTGCAGCAGTACTTCGATGCCAACCCGCAGGAGCAAGCCGATCTTGAGAACATCCGTCAGCCCATGGTCGACATCAGGGAGCGTTGTCAGTGGACACCGTTGATCGGGCAGGCCGGCGCGACCCCTTGA